A region of the Roseovarius nanhaiticus genome:
GCGGCGATGAGGGCCAGCGCATCTTCGCGGACGCTGCCATCTGCATGGCGGGGCAGGGTGGCGACGGGCTGGATCGCCTCGGGCCTCGGCTCGGGCGCGAGGGTGGTCAGGGCATCGGCGCTGAGGGTGGTTTCCACAAAGGCATAAAGTCCGACGCCTTTTGCAGGCAGCGCGTAGGTGGCGAGGGCCACGCCCGCTACCTCGGGATGCGCCATCAGCGCCGCCGTCAATGCAGGTCCGTCGCGCTGGATGCGGTCCTCGGTGCCCTCGCCATCCGACCAGTTCATCAGGCGGCGCGTGATGAAGTTATAGGCGCGCTTGCCAGTCGCCATCCAGATGCGCGAAGGCAGCGCCTTTTGCGCCAGCATGCGGTGCTCGGACGGGGTCAGCAGATCGGGCGCATAGGCGCGCTTTTGCTTCAGCAGGTGGCGCAGATCCTCGCGCGCCATGACGCGAAAGAGGCGCCCGCGCCGGCGGTGAACCGAGGCGAGTTGAAAGTCGATGACGGCGGCGCGGCCATCGGGTGTCATCAGCCAGTTCTGAGGCTTGGCGATGTCGTTATGCGTGACGCCCTTACTACGCATCTGCCGCAAAAGGCGCTTAGCGTCGCGGTACCATGCGGCATCCGAAGGCTGGGCCAGTTGCAGCGGCGTGCCGCGCGTCCAGCTGCGCAGAAGGCCGGTTTTGTCCACGCGTACGAGAGCCGGACAACCTTCGATCCCTTGCACCGCACGCAGGCCGCGGATTTCCTTGCGCGCCAGCGCCCAGGCAATGGGGCGGGCGTACCACGGCACGGTATCGAGCTTGCGCAGGACCACGGGGTAGTCCGGAATACCTTCCAGATCGCCCGAGATCGTCTCGGAGAAGATGTCGCGCTTATGCACCGTCTTCGGGACGAAGGCGGCGCGGGCGATGGCATCGGCGGAAGGCGGAGGCAGGGTCATGGCGCCCTTCTAATGTGTTTC
Encoded here:
- a CDS encoding serine/threonine protein kinase, whose protein sequence is MTLPPPSADAIARAAFVPKTVHKRDIFSETISGDLEGIPDYPVVLRKLDTVPWYARPIAWALARKEIRGLRAVQGIEGCPALVRVDKTGLLRSWTRGTPLQLAQPSDAAWYRDAKRLLRQMRSKGVTHNDIAKPQNWLMTPDGRAAVIDFQLASVHRRRGRLFRVMAREDLRHLLKQKRAYAPDLLTPSEHRMLAQKALPSRIWMATGKRAYNFITRRLMNWSDGEGTEDRIQRDGPALTAALMAHPEVAGVALATYALPAKGVGLYAFVETTLSADALTTLAPEPRPEAIQPVATLPRHADGSVREDALALIAANRLDELAQLQERAPELAKALAPIIANRLNLTDRVLKP